A genomic window from Streptomyces sp. HUAS YS2 includes:
- a CDS encoding APC family permease produces MPHLRRSLRRFDIMAMGIAAVISFDVVGQIATGGGEALTWTAALAFLFLVPYALIFAETGAAFPQEGGPYVWVKLAFGRFAAALTTLFYWVTNPVWLGGSLVFAAASAWDGFVFRLGTGTVADYAFKLVFIWVSILTAVVSLRRGKWITTAGAIVKVGLVLLFTGTALVYGIEHGFGGLHDAVLSPTTAGFLGLVPVLLFAYVGFEAPNAAGDEMHNPKRDVPVSIGVSACVAACCYLLPVVAILSVAPAERASGISGFLEATALVFGVYGSWGGPLLTTAAVMFVFALLTQGSAWMIVSDRMQAMAAADGAFFGRSLGAFHDRLGTPVRMNLLSGITSTAFMFAAMTLVEGDTAAVFGVVLTVAITTLLLSYLVIIPALVVLRRRHTEVPRPYRVPFGTAGFLICAGLAYLWILLGSWTALFPGTLEPLLGVAYDFQDIWGVSRITFETFTLGTVAALLVVGVLGRALGSPDR; encoded by the coding sequence GTGCCTCACCTGAGACGGAGCCTCCGCCGCTTCGACATCATGGCCATGGGCATCGCCGCCGTCATCTCCTTCGACGTCGTCGGCCAGATCGCCACCGGTGGCGGCGAAGCACTCACCTGGACCGCCGCGCTCGCGTTCCTGTTCCTCGTCCCCTACGCCCTGATCTTCGCCGAGACCGGCGCCGCGTTCCCCCAGGAAGGCGGCCCCTACGTCTGGGTCAAGCTCGCCTTCGGACGCTTCGCCGCCGCGCTGACCACGCTCTTCTACTGGGTCACCAACCCGGTCTGGCTGGGCGGTTCGCTGGTCTTCGCCGCGGCGAGCGCCTGGGACGGCTTCGTCTTCCGCCTCGGCACCGGCACCGTCGCCGACTACGCCTTCAAGCTCGTCTTCATCTGGGTCTCCATCCTCACCGCGGTCGTCTCCCTGCGCCGCGGCAAGTGGATCACCACCGCGGGAGCGATCGTCAAGGTCGGCCTGGTCCTGCTGTTCACCGGCACGGCCCTCGTCTACGGCATCGAGCACGGCTTCGGCGGACTCCACGACGCCGTGCTGTCACCGACCACCGCGGGCTTCCTCGGCCTGGTACCCGTCCTGCTCTTCGCCTACGTCGGCTTCGAGGCCCCCAACGCCGCCGGCGACGAGATGCACAACCCCAAGCGGGACGTCCCCGTCTCCATCGGCGTCTCGGCGTGCGTCGCCGCCTGCTGCTACCTGCTGCCGGTCGTGGCCATCCTCTCCGTCGCCCCGGCCGAACGGGCCAGCGGCATCAGCGGGTTCCTCGAGGCCACCGCGCTCGTCTTCGGCGTCTACGGCAGTTGGGGCGGCCCGCTGCTCACCACGGCCGCCGTCATGTTCGTCTTCGCGCTGCTGACGCAGGGCAGCGCCTGGATGATCGTCAGCGACCGGATGCAGGCCATGGCGGCCGCCGACGGCGCGTTCTTCGGCCGCTCGCTGGGCGCCTTCCACGACCGGCTCGGCACCCCGGTGCGCATGAACCTGCTGTCCGGGATCACCTCCACGGCCTTCATGTTCGCGGCGATGACCCTCGTGGAGGGCGACACCGCCGCCGTCTTCGGCGTCGTCCTCACCGTCGCCATCACCACCCTGCTCCTGTCCTACCTGGTGATCATCCCCGCGCTGGTCGTCCTGCGCCGGCGCCACACGGAGGTCCCGCGCCCGTACCGGGTGCCCTTCGGCACCGCCGGCTTCCTGATCTGCGCGGGCCTGGCCTACCTCTGGATCCTCCTCGGCTCCTGGACGGCGCTGTTCCCCGGCACGCTCGAACCGCTGCTGGGCGTCGCGTACGACTTCCAGGACATCTGGGGTGTCTCCCGCATCACCTTCGAGACGTTCACCCTCGGCACCGTGGCGGCCCTGCTCGTCGTCGGCGTACTCGGGCGGGCTCTCGGCTCTCCGGATCGATGA
- a CDS encoding aspartate aminotransferase family protein, which yields MNTPLAPAQLAATDRAHIIHPYLPGTAEERVIMTGGSGCRLTDAEGRSYLDATGGLWLAQIGHGREEIARVAYDQMKQLEYFTSFWEFSNDRAVELAARLASLAPEGLGHVYFTSGGSEGNEAAIKMARYYHHRRGDTGRTWILARHKAYHGIGYGGGSATGFPVYHEGFAPMMPHVSHLTPPWPYRKELFGGQERTPEQVTNFLIQELEERIAEIGGENIAAMIGEPIMGVGGMLVPPPDYWPRVREVLDRHGILLILDEVVTAYGRVGQWFAAQYFGITPDIIVTAKGITSGYIPLGALLVGDHVAEVLLRDHGFPMGYTYNGHPVAAAVALANLDIIEREGLLARATAIGGHLHRELESQLGDLPIVGEIRSVGMMLAVELVADRKTREPLPMLQPLLPDVIRRESGVIVRDCAHSLVLSPPLIMTETEAKETVTAMRSVLERTLPTGEIRA from the coding sequence ATGAACACCCCGCTCGCCCCCGCACAGCTCGCCGCCACCGACCGGGCGCACATCATCCACCCCTACCTGCCCGGCACGGCCGAGGAGCGCGTCATCATGACCGGCGGCTCCGGCTGCCGGCTCACCGACGCCGAAGGCCGCTCGTACCTCGACGCCACCGGCGGGCTCTGGCTGGCGCAGATCGGGCACGGCCGGGAGGAGATCGCGCGGGTCGCGTACGACCAGATGAAGCAGCTGGAGTACTTCACCAGCTTCTGGGAGTTCTCCAACGACCGCGCCGTCGAACTCGCCGCCCGGCTGGCCTCGCTCGCCCCCGAGGGCCTCGGGCACGTCTACTTCACCTCCGGCGGTTCGGAGGGCAACGAGGCCGCCATCAAGATGGCCCGTTACTACCACCACCGCCGCGGCGACACCGGCCGCACGTGGATCCTGGCCCGGCACAAGGCGTACCACGGCATCGGCTACGGCGGCGGTTCGGCGACCGGCTTCCCGGTCTACCACGAGGGCTTCGCGCCGATGATGCCGCACGTGTCGCACCTGACGCCGCCGTGGCCGTACCGGAAGGAACTGTTCGGCGGCCAGGAGCGCACGCCCGAGCAGGTCACCAACTTCCTCATCCAGGAGCTGGAGGAGCGGATCGCGGAGATCGGCGGCGAGAACATCGCCGCCATGATCGGCGAACCGATCATGGGCGTCGGCGGGATGCTGGTGCCGCCGCCCGACTACTGGCCGCGGGTCCGGGAGGTCCTCGACCGGCACGGCATCCTGCTCATCCTCGACGAGGTGGTCACCGCCTACGGCCGGGTCGGGCAGTGGTTCGCCGCGCAGTACTTCGGGATCACCCCCGACATCATCGTCACCGCGAAGGGCATCACCTCCGGCTACATCCCGCTCGGCGCCCTGCTGGTGGGCGACCACGTCGCCGAGGTGCTGCTGCGTGACCACGGCTTCCCGATGGGCTACACCTACAACGGCCACCCGGTCGCGGCCGCGGTGGCGCTCGCCAACCTCGACATCATCGAGCGTGAGGGACTGCTGGCCAGGGCCACCGCGATCGGCGGCCACCTGCACCGCGAACTGGAGAGCCAGCTCGGCGATCTGCCGATCGTCGGCGAGATCCGCTCCGTGGGCATGATGCTCGCCGTGGAACTGGTCGCCGACCGGAAGACCCGCGAGCCGCTGCCCATGCTCCAGCCGCTGCTTCCGGACGTCATCCGGCGCGAGAGCGGCGTCATCGTCCGCGACTGCGCCCACAGCCTGGTGCTGTCGCCGCCGCTGATCATGACCGAGACGGAGGCCAAGGAGACCGTCACGGCGATGCGCTCGGTCCTGGAGCGCACGCTCCCCACCGGCGAGATCCGCGCCTGA
- a CDS encoding aldehyde dehydrogenase, with translation MTTTDTYADWQRRAAALDLRTRAFIDGRWTGAADGAEFATVDPATGKVTAQVAECGAGEIDAAVRAARTAFDDGRWSRTDPAVRKCVLLRLAELVEANARELALLDTLDMGKPITESYGIDVPGAAGCFAWYAEAADKLYDEVAPTPPGNLAVVRRAPLGVVGAVVPWNFPLDLATWKLAPALAAGNSVVLKPAEQSPLSALRLAELAAEAGLPDGVLNVVPGPGGTAGRALGLHPDVDTLVFTGSTAVGKRFLAYAAESNMKQVWLEAGGKSPNVVFADADLDAAAERAAWGFLYNAGQVCSANTRLLVDASIAEEFTARVVEHAAAYVPGDPLDPATRLGPLVDEEQVGRILDAVARSGGHVVCGGTRPAREGAYLDPTVVTGLAPDAPLAREELFGPVLTVLPFTDEAQAVRLANDSPYGLAASVWTRDLARAHRVADALHAGTVSVNTVDALSTATPFGGFKQSGFGRDLSLHSFDKYTGLKTTWIAYA, from the coding sequence ATGACGACGACCGACACGTACGCCGACTGGCAGCGGCGCGCCGCCGCCCTCGACCTCCGCACCCGCGCCTTCATCGACGGCAGGTGGACCGGGGCCGCGGACGGCGCCGAGTTCGCCACCGTCGACCCCGCCACCGGCAAGGTGACCGCGCAGGTCGCCGAATGCGGTGCCGGGGAGATCGACGCCGCCGTGCGGGCCGCCCGTACCGCCTTCGACGACGGCCGCTGGTCGCGCACCGACCCCGCCGTGCGCAAGTGCGTCCTGCTGCGCCTCGCCGAACTCGTCGAGGCGAACGCCCGCGAGCTCGCGCTCCTGGACACGCTCGACATGGGCAAGCCGATCACCGAGTCGTACGGCATCGACGTGCCCGGCGCGGCGGGCTGCTTCGCCTGGTACGCGGAGGCGGCCGACAAGCTGTACGACGAGGTGGCCCCCACCCCGCCCGGGAACCTCGCGGTCGTCCGGCGCGCCCCGCTCGGGGTCGTGGGCGCCGTCGTCCCGTGGAACTTCCCGCTCGACCTGGCCACCTGGAAGCTCGCCCCGGCGCTGGCCGCCGGCAACAGCGTCGTCCTCAAGCCCGCCGAGCAGTCCCCGCTGTCCGCCCTGCGGCTCGCGGAACTGGCGGCCGAGGCCGGTCTCCCCGACGGCGTCCTGAACGTCGTCCCCGGACCGGGCGGGACGGCGGGCCGTGCGCTCGGCCTGCACCCCGACGTCGACACGCTCGTCTTCACCGGCTCGACGGCCGTCGGCAAGCGCTTCCTGGCGTACGCGGCGGAGTCGAACATGAAGCAGGTGTGGCTCGAAGCCGGCGGCAAGAGCCCCAACGTCGTCTTCGCCGACGCCGACCTCGACGCCGCCGCCGAACGCGCCGCCTGGGGCTTCCTCTACAACGCGGGCCAGGTCTGCTCCGCCAACACCCGCCTCCTCGTGGACGCCTCGATCGCCGAGGAGTTCACCGCCCGGGTCGTCGAGCATGCGGCGGCGTACGTCCCGGGCGACCCGCTCGACCCGGCCACCCGCCTCGGCCCGCTCGTCGACGAGGAACAGGTCGGCCGCATCCTCGACGCGGTCGCCCGCTCGGGCGGGCACGTCGTGTGCGGCGGTACGCGCCCGGCCCGTGAGGGCGCCTATCTGGACCCGACCGTCGTCACCGGGCTCGCCCCCGACGCACCCCTCGCCCGCGAGGAGCTCTTCGGGCCCGTCCTGACCGTGCTCCCGTTCACCGACGAGGCGCAGGCCGTCCGGCTGGCGAACGACTCGCCGTACGGGCTGGCCGCCTCCGTCTGGACCCGCGACCTCGCCCGCGCGCACCGCGTCGCCGACGCGCTGCACGCCGGGACGGTCTCGGTGAACACGGTCGACGCGCTCAGCACCGCGACGCCGTTCGGCGGCTTCAAGCAGTCCGGCTTCGGGCGCGACCTCTCCCTGCACTCCTTCGACAAGTACACGGGACTGAAGACCACCTGGATCGCGTACGCGTGA
- a CDS encoding TetR/AcrR family transcriptional regulator gives MGRPKNQTARREALVDAAGRAIAERGLEGLRIKDIAAEAGMSAGSVLYYYPEMDELVLEVHRGAVERYLAARHDSTDGVADPVERLRGLISGGLPTGAGDPQHSLLYELHRRADRSAGHAALMASLFAREVALYTTVLEVGAAAGAFTLTETPADLARNLVALEDGYGLHIVSRNTQLTPDEARRLILGYARTATGCADL, from the coding sequence ATGGGGAGACCGAAGAACCAGACGGCACGCCGCGAGGCCCTCGTCGACGCCGCGGGACGCGCGATCGCGGAGCGGGGGCTCGAGGGCCTGAGGATCAAGGACATCGCGGCCGAGGCGGGGATGTCGGCAGGCTCGGTCCTGTACTACTACCCGGAGATGGACGAGCTGGTCCTGGAGGTGCACCGGGGCGCCGTCGAGCGCTACCTCGCCGCCCGCCACGACAGCACGGACGGGGTCGCCGACCCCGTCGAGCGGCTGCGCGGACTGATCTCCGGCGGACTGCCCACCGGGGCGGGCGACCCGCAGCACAGCCTGCTGTACGAGCTGCACCGGCGCGCGGACCGCAGCGCCGGGCACGCCGCGCTGATGGCCTCACTGTTCGCCCGCGAGGTCGCGCTCTACACGACGGTGCTCGAAGTCGGCGCCGCGGCAGGCGCGTTCACGCTCACCGAGACCCCCGCCGACCTGGCCCGCAACCTGGTGGCGCTGGAGGACGGGTACGGCTTGCACATCGTCAGCCGCAACACACAACTGACCCCGGACGAGGCGCGTCGGCTGATCCTCGGGTACGCCCGGACGGCGACGGGCTGCGCGGACCTGTGA
- a CDS encoding fasciclin domain-containing protein, translating to MNTTLTRRRVSAALAAAALSVSLGALAPLASAHEGDSPFGSGCASVPKEGAGSFAGMAKDPVATAASNNPALSTLATAVQKAGLVDTLNNAKDITVFAPTNAAFAKIPKADLAKVLADKSMLTRILTYHVVDEPVKKADLGDGSFKTLQGGTLTTSGSGDSYKVNDTATVVCGDVRTANATVHVIDSVLMPQ from the coding sequence ATGAACACCACACTCACCCGACGTCGCGTATCGGCCGCCCTGGCCGCAGCGGCGCTCTCGGTCTCGCTCGGAGCGCTGGCGCCCCTGGCCTCTGCCCACGAGGGCGACAGCCCGTTCGGCTCCGGCTGCGCCTCGGTACCGAAGGAGGGTGCCGGTTCGTTCGCCGGTATGGCAAAGGACCCCGTGGCGACGGCAGCGTCGAACAATCCGGCCCTGTCGACTCTGGCCACTGCTGTGCAGAAGGCCGGTCTGGTGGACACGCTGAACAACGCGAAGGACATCACGGTGTTCGCGCCGACCAACGCCGCGTTCGCCAAGATTCCCAAGGCGGACCTCGCCAAGGTACTCGCCGACAAGTCCATGCTCACCAGGATCCTCACCTACCACGTCGTGGACGAACCGGTGAAGAAGGCCGACCTCGGGGACGGGTCCTTCAAGACTCTCCAGGGCGGCACGCTCACGACATCGGGGTCCGGGGACTCGTACAAGGTGAACGACACCGCCACTGTCGTGTGCGGCGATGTGCGGACCGCCAACGCGACCGTGCACGTCATCGACTCGGTCCTGATGCCGCAGTGA
- a CDS encoding FAD-dependent oxidoreductase, which translates to MRETDDVRYDVVVVGAGAAGLACAGDLDAAGLRVRLLEAEGTVGGRMRTDRVKGFTVDRGFQVFNTSYPQVKRRIDLKALRLRAFTPGVLVHTREGLRRFADPTRRPKECRDLLPGRLMSGRDLLALGALSARDALAPPSVLRGGNGTTTLTALAEAGVSPQLVETFFRPFLSGVFLEDELETSARFFHLVWRSMLRGTLCLPAAGIGAVPAQLASRLPVHVLRTGVAVTGTAPDGVSLAGGDVVRARAVVVATGQRVAAELLPGLRVPEGRTVTTLYHATAEPPLAEPVLVVDSRRRILNTCVLTAVHPGFSTDGRALVSTSVLGSPGPTETAAVLPALSEVYGADTTDWELVHRVTVPDALPAMPGAVPLSRSTRFAPGRYVCGDHRATGSLQGALASGARAAREVIQDLNGAA; encoded by the coding sequence ATGCGGGAGACGGATGACGTTCGGTACGACGTGGTGGTCGTCGGGGCGGGGGCCGCGGGTCTCGCCTGCGCGGGCGACCTGGACGCGGCGGGCCTGAGGGTTCGCCTGCTGGAAGCAGAGGGCACGGTGGGCGGGCGCATGCGTACCGACCGCGTGAAGGGATTCACGGTCGACCGGGGCTTCCAGGTCTTCAACACGTCCTATCCGCAGGTCAAGCGCCGCATCGACCTGAAGGCGCTCCGCCTGCGGGCCTTCACACCCGGGGTGCTCGTGCACACCCGGGAAGGGCTGCGCCGATTCGCCGACCCGACCCGGCGGCCCAAGGAGTGCCGTGATCTGCTGCCCGGCAGGCTCATGTCCGGCCGTGACCTGCTCGCCCTGGGCGCGCTGTCGGCCCGGGACGCGCTCGCGCCTCCCTCCGTGCTGCGGGGCGGCAACGGGACCACGACACTCACTGCCCTGGCCGAGGCGGGCGTGTCACCACAGCTGGTGGAGACCTTCTTCCGTCCCTTCCTCTCCGGTGTCTTCCTGGAGGACGAGTTGGAGACGTCGGCCCGCTTCTTCCATCTGGTCTGGCGGAGCATGCTGCGCGGCACCCTCTGCCTTCCCGCCGCTGGGATCGGGGCGGTTCCCGCCCAGCTCGCCTCACGGCTGCCCGTACATGTGCTGCGGACCGGCGTCGCCGTCACGGGCACGGCGCCGGACGGAGTGTCACTCGCCGGCGGCGACGTGGTGCGGGCCCGCGCGGTCGTCGTCGCGACCGGGCAACGGGTGGCGGCCGAGCTGCTCCCGGGGCTCCGCGTGCCGGAAGGCCGGACCGTCACCACGCTCTACCACGCGACGGCGGAGCCCCCTCTGGCGGAGCCCGTGCTCGTGGTCGACTCACGGCGCAGAATCCTGAACACCTGTGTCCTCACCGCCGTCCATCCGGGCTTCTCGACCGACGGCCGGGCGCTGGTGTCCACCTCGGTCCTCGGTTCCCCCGGGCCGACCGAGACCGCGGCCGTCCTGCCCGCCCTGAGCGAGGTCTACGGCGCGGACACGACCGACTGGGAGCTCGTCCACCGTGTCACCGTCCCCGACGCCCTGCCGGCCATGCCCGGTGCCGTCCCCCTCTCCAGGAGCACGCGTTTCGCACCGGGCAGGTACGTGTGCGGCGATCACCGCGCCACCGGCTCGCTGCAGGGCGCGCTGGCATCGGGCGCACGTGCGGCCCGCGAGGTGATCCAGGACCTGAACGGGGCCGCTTGA
- a CDS encoding SRPBCC family protein: protein MNAVPEATVFPEAARPGASDAPLDRKHQCRGRIPEGLGEETEDRAVISVERSFVVRLPLPELVTWLEDFARTEEWDPGTVSCVRLDDGPVREGARWRNTSRFRGRTTELEYRLVVREPARLVFVGENSTVTAVDDLRFDPEGDGTRLTYQASLKFKGLAKLAAPLLRPEFERLADEVSACLPTAAAAGRT from the coding sequence TTGAACGCTGTTCCGGAGGCAACGGTGTTCCCGGAGGCGGCTCGGCCGGGTGCATCCGACGCTCCCCTCGATCGGAAGCATCAGTGTCGGGGCCGGATCCCGGAAGGCCTCGGTGAAGAGACGGAGGATCGTGCGGTGATCAGTGTGGAGCGCAGTTTCGTTGTACGCCTTCCCTTGCCCGAGCTGGTGACCTGGTTGGAGGACTTCGCCCGTACCGAGGAATGGGATCCCGGGACGGTCTCGTGCGTGCGGCTGGACGACGGGCCGGTACGGGAAGGGGCGCGCTGGCGCAACACGTCACGCTTCCGGGGCCGTACGACGGAACTCGAGTACCGGCTGGTCGTGCGGGAGCCCGCGCGGCTGGTCTTCGTCGGGGAGAACAGCACGGTGACCGCCGTGGACGATCTCCGTTTCGACCCCGAAGGGGACGGCACCCGGCTGACGTATCAGGCCTCGCTGAAGTTCAAGGGCCTCGCAAAGCTGGCGGCACCGCTGTTGCGACCGGAGTTCGAGCGGCTGGCCGACGAAGTGTCCGCGTGCCTGCCGACCGCCGCCGCGGCAGGACGCACCTGA